The following are from one region of the Longimicrobium sp. genome:
- a CDS encoding MBL fold metallo-hydrolase, giving the protein MIRTLLAPNPSPMTLDGTRTFLVGRERPVVIDPGPADPAHLDAIAAALEGHPPVAILLTHAHPDHADAAPELARRTGAPVMMARGAAGPRLYDGAVRWIGERDRVETNAGVLRVIQTPGHAPEHIVFLLDANGGEGDRALFAGDLFMGGADTTLVAPPEGDLTEYLRSLDRVQALNPSAIHPAHGPTIEDPLP; this is encoded by the coding sequence ATGATCCGCACGCTGCTGGCCCCCAACCCGTCGCCGATGACACTGGACGGCACCCGCACCTTCCTGGTGGGGCGCGAGCGGCCGGTGGTCATCGATCCCGGACCCGCCGACCCCGCGCACCTGGATGCCATCGCCGCCGCGCTGGAGGGACATCCGCCCGTGGCCATCCTCCTCACCCACGCGCACCCCGACCACGCCGACGCCGCCCCGGAGCTGGCCCGGCGCACCGGCGCGCCGGTGATGATGGCCCGCGGCGCCGCCGGCCCGCGCCTGTACGATGGCGCCGTCCGCTGGATCGGCGAGCGGGACCGCGTGGAGACGAATGCCGGGGTGCTGCGCGTGATCCAGACGCCCGGGCACGCGCCGGAGCACATCGTGTTTCTCCTGGATGCGAACGGGGGCGAGGGCGACCGTGCCCTCTTCGCCGGCGACCTGTTCATGGGCGGCGCCGACACCACGCTGGTGGCCCCGCCGGAGGGAGACCTGACCGAGTACCTGCGGTCCCTGGACCGGGTGCAGGCGCTGAACCCGTCCGCCATCCACCCCGCGCACGGGCCCACGATCGAGGATCCGCTCCCCG